In the genome of Cyanobacteriota bacterium, the window AACTTGATATCGCCGGTTCTATTGAGGCTACTGATAAAAATTTAGCAGACTTTGCTGCAGGACCTGAATTTGCAGGTCTTCACTTACCTCCTTTCATGCAAGGTGATAAAGGAATGGAATTCTATCATGCGATGGCTGGTATGGATAAAGGACATCCTGATCAATATGACTTATCCAATATTGGTCTATATGACGTGTCTTTGACTTCACCAATAAGTCCTCGCGATGGTGTTAAATTCCATGATGGAATGGTATTTTTTGATGGAATGGAAGTAGGCGATCCGTCACAACTTCCTGAATTTCCAGGAGCGTTTGGACCAGCATTCATTATGAATTTAGATGAAACAGAAGTTAATTTCTTGAATGAAAAGATGGGCAATATGCCTCCAGAGCAACTAGAATTATTCGCAATTCCAGAAAATTCTCCGTACATACCAGAAGGACTTGGAATGCCAATATTGGATGCTGAGGGATTTGAAGCAATGCAACAAATAGTGGGCGCAACTCCATTTTTCTCTACAGATGGAATAACAAGCTTGGTTCCAAGTAGTTTTCAGCCGGGAACTGATTTTGAACCGCATGGCATTATTTACCCGAGACCAATGTCTGCAGAAATGGAAGCTATGTTTACAGCACATGCAAATGAATATTTTGATGGTCCTCAAGGTAGCAAAGGTCCTCAAGGTGAAGAGTTCACTCATTACGAACTTCCACCAATGCCAGCAGGAGGCTTAGACTTCTCCGGTATGCGAGGTATGGATTATGTACCATTTGAGGATCTAGGTTACTCAAGACCAAAAGGTATACCAATGTTTGATCCACATGGCATGACTTATGCTGACATGGAGTCATTTAAAGCAATGGCAGATCTGTTTGATCCAGCTGCAACATTCTTTGCTGATGGATTTGATCCAAATGCAGAAGATCCGTTTGTACCACCGAATATTGCACAAGGAATGTTAGGCGAAGAGTTTGCTCACATGAGTCCTGAAGAAGCAAAAGCGCATTGGGACTCAACGGGAGGAAGCTTTGATGGGTTTACTCATGAAGCACCACCAGTAGATGGTAACTTTGATCCTAGTAGCTTTGATGGAACTCAGCCACCTCCAGATGGTGAATTCCATGATGATTTCGGAGACCAACCGCTGCAACCAGGTGAGGAGTTTATCGATGACGGTACTCAAGTGCCTGCAGAAGGTGAATTCAAGGACGATGGCGGCACTGCACCATTAGCAGAAGGTGAATTCAAGGACGATGGTGGCACTGCACCAGCTCAAGATCCGGCAGCAGGTGGAACAGCTCCAGCACAAGATCCGGCACCAGCACCGGCTCCTGCGCCAGCACAAGATCCGGCACCAGCACCGGCTCCTGCGCCAGCACAAGATCCGGCACCAGCACCGGCTCCAGCGCCAGCACAAGATCCTGCACCAGCACCGGCTCCTGCGCCAGCACAAGATCCGGCACCAGCACCGGCTCCAGCGCCAGCACAAGATCCTGCACCAGCACCGGCTCCTGCGCCAGCTGAAGATCCAGATAAATCTCAAAGAGTTAAAGCTAACAGTAATAAAACAGTATTACTCTCAGCTGCAACTAGTTTAAATGCTGATGCTGGTGTGAAAACCGTACTTACTATTAGCACGAGCAAAAAAGCAAGTAAAGTAACAGCAAGTAAAGGTGTCTACTCAATTGGAAAAGCGAGAACTGCCAAAACTAAAACAATAGTTCCGATTATTGTTGATCCAGCAGTTGCAACTGATTCAGTTGATATCAACGTAGCTTTTACTGATGGAAATGCTGATATAGAAACTGTTAGTGTTGATAAAGAAGATTCAACAGAATTGGTAACGCAACTTGATGGTAACAAAATTGAGATTACGACTGCCAATGCTGGACTTGAAGACTTTGACTTCACTTCAGTTACTGGATATCTTCTTGCACCAGGAACAAGTACCTTAAAAATCCAAAAAGCGATTAAAGTGAAAGGTAAACTTGTTGAAGGTGAATCAGGACAGATTGTTCAATTCGATATATCGAAGAAGCTAAGTAGCTTAGAAGATGGTGTTTACACTATTGTCTTTGAAGATGGTGGCAAGACTTACTATGGTCGTGTAACAATCGGTAGCTTGTCAGCTAGAACAATCAAAGTTAATTTGTAAATCAAACCAAATTTGACTGTAATAAAACAGAGGCTCCTCTTGGTATTTACTAAGAGGAGTTTCTTTTCTTCCTTTTTTCTTTAGATTCAAGCGTCATGGAAATCTGTAATCTGCTATAATACATAACAGCTAATTTAGGTTCCGAAGTAATTTTTTATTTTCAGTCCTACAAGAAGTGAAGAAAATAAGGAAAGAAAAAAAATGAACAACAAACTATTTATGGGTAATCTTGACTACTCAGTAACAAGTGAAGAGCTTAAGGCTTTTTTATCTGAGAAGTGGGAAGTAACCGAATGTAGAGTTATCGAAGGTAAGGGATTTGGTTTCGTTACTTTTGCAAGTGCTGATGCAGCAACTCAAGCAAAAGACGAACTCAATGACGCTGAATTCAAAGGACGTAAACTTAAAGCAGATTTTGCTAAAGAAAGAGAACGTACTGGCGGCGGCGACAGAGACAGAGGTGGCGATAGAGGCGGCGACAGAAGAGGCGGCGGCGGCTACAAACCAAGATACTAAATAGAGTAACTATCTAAATAATCAGGGATACAAACATCCCAAGAGAACCGCTCTCGGATTTTATTTCCAAGAGCGGTTCTTGCTTCATCCTCACCATGCGTAATAAAGACCTTATTGGGTTTATTACGCATGGTCGCTAACCACTGTAGAATCTCACTATAATCGGCATGAGCTGATGCCGTATCTAGATTTGCGATGCGAGCTTTAACATCATAGTCCTCACCATGAATCCTCACAGTTTTGGCTCCCTCAACAAGCTTGCGCCCCCTAGTGCCAGCAGCCTGATAACCAGCAAACAAGACTGTGTTTTTATGATCGCGCAAAAACGCTTTCATATGATGCAAGACTCTACCGCCTGATGCCATGCCACTAGCCGAAACAATCACAGAAGGATAAGGCTCATGATCTATAGCCTTGGATTCTTCCACGCTTTGGACATACTTTGCACTATCAGTAATGTCCTTACAATCATCAGCACTAAGTTTGTGTAATTTATGATGCTTGCAAAGAACCTCTGTTGCACGTATAGACATCGGACTATCCAAATAAACCGGAATATCAGCAATGATTTTTTTTGTTTTGAGTTGATGTAAATGATACAAAATACTTTGAGCTCTGCCAACAGCAAAAGCCGGAATAATTATAGAACCTCCCTTGGCTGTAGTTTTGTTTATGATCTCGCCGATTCGCTCTTGGATATCAACATCACCATGCAGACGATCACCATAAGTAGATTCCACAACTAAGCAATCAGCCTCTTGCAATGGAGCAGGATCACGCATAATCGGATCACCATACCTACCAAGATCACCAGAGAAAATTATCGAACTAGTTTCATCATTAATTCTCAAATAGGAGGCACCAAGTATATGACCAACTGGCTCGAAGTTAAAATAGATCTTCTCGTCAATATGATAAGTCTTAGAAAA includes:
- a CDS encoding RNA-binding protein produces the protein MNNKLFMGNLDYSVTSEELKAFLSEKWEVTECRVIEGKGFGFVTFASADAATQAKDELNDAEFKGRKLKADFAKERERTGGGDRDRGGDRGGDRRGGGGYKPRY